The following are encoded in a window of Perca fluviatilis chromosome 21, GENO_Pfluv_1.0, whole genome shotgun sequence genomic DNA:
- the LOC120551657 gene encoding pepsin A-like, whose translation MVALSECVIQVPLTKGKSARENLEEQGLWEQYRLKYPYNPSAKFNQRFAVGTEGMTNDADLAYYGIISIGTPPQSFKVIFDSGSSNLWVPSIYCNSPACNNHKKFNPGASSTYRNNGGALSIQYGTGSMTGFLGYDTVTVGGLPVTNQIFGLSQSEAPFMQYMRADGILGLAYPRLAASGATPVFDNMMKEGLVNQDLFSVYLSSNSQQGSVVTFGGVDPNHYSGAISWIPLSNELYWQITVDSVTVNGQVVACQGGCQAIVDTGTSLIVGPQSSISNINQMVGATSQNGDYMVNCNSISQLPDVTFHIQGQEFTIPGSAYVRQSQYYGCRTGFGNGGDSLWILGDVFIRQYYSIFDRAQNMVGLAKAR comes from the exons ATGGTGGCACTGTCAGAGTGCGTCATCCA GGTCCCTCTGACGAAGGGCAAGTCAGCCAGGGAGAACCTGGAGGAGCAGGGTCTGTGGGAGCAGTACAGACTCAAGTACCCATACAACCCCTCAGCCAAGTTTAACCAGCGCTTTGCTGTGGGCACCGAGGGCATGACCAACGATGCTGAT CTGGCTTACTATGGAATCATCTCCATTGGAACTCCTCCTCAGTCCTTTAAGGTCATCTTTGACAGCGGCTCGTCTAACCTGTGGGTGCCCTCCATCTACTGCAACAGTCCAGCCTGCA ACAACCATAAGAAATTTAACCCCGGCGCAAGCAGCACTTACAGAAACAACGGCGGAGCTCTGAGTATCCAATATGGTACCGGCAGCATGACTGGTTTCCTTGGATATGACACTGTGACG GTGGGTGGGCTCCCTGTGACAAACCAGATCTTCGGCTTGAGCCAGAGTGAGGCTCCCTTCATGCAGTACATGCGTGCTGATGGTATCCTGGGCCTGGCATACCCACGCCTGGCTGCTTCCGGCGCTACACCCGTCTTCGACAACATGATGAAAGAGGGCCTGGTCAACCAGGACCTCTTCTCTGTGTACCTGAGCTC TAACTCTCAGCAAGGCAGTGTGGTGACCTTCGGTGGCGTTGACCCCAACCATTACTCTGGTGCCATCTCCTGGATTCCCCTCTCCAATGAGCTGTACTGGCAGATCACAGTGGACAG TGTGACTGTCAATGGTCAGGTTGTGGCTTGCCAAGGTGGTTGCCAGGCTATCGTGGACACCGGCACCTCTCTGATTGTTGGACCTCAGAGCAGCATCAGCAACATCAACCAAATGGTGGGAGCCACCAGCCAGAACGGAGAC TATATGGTCAACTGCAACAGCATTTCCCAATTGCCAGATGTGACCTTCCACATCCAAGGACAGGAATTCACCATCCCAGGCTCTGCCTACGTCCGTCAG TCTCAATACTATGGTTGCCGTACTGGCTTTGGCAACGGAGGAGACAGCCTGTGGATCCTGGGTGACGTCTTCATCAGACAGTACTACTCCATCTTCGACAGAGCTCAGAATATGGTGGGTCTGGCCAAGGCTAGATAA